The window GCTTGTCCGCCTCCTCGCTGGAAGGATTTGGCGCATACCACTTGTCCTCGGAGACCACTTGCAGGCGTTCGGGCGCCACTGCCGGCCGACTCTCGTCCTCTACCAGCAGGCCGAGCTGATTGCGCTTGACCGTGTTGCGCAGCAGCACCAAATCGTTCTGGCCCGGCGCCAGGCTGGGGTCCCACAGGTGCATCTGATGCCAGGACACCGGGCACTGACTGCGGCAGGCCAGACGAATCGGTCCGGCGCCCATGTCCGGGCCGCGCCCGGAGCGCTCAGCCAGGTGACGCAAGGGAATGTTCCAGCCGCTGTCAGGGCAGCCTTTCTCGTCGAAATCCAGATAGAAGAACACCGCCGCCCGCACCAGCAGGCGCGGGTTGATCAGCACGAAAGCGGCGCGCATTTGCTGATCGGCGAATTCGGGCATGTTGACGATACCGTCGAGCAGGGCTTCGAACTCGGGAAAGAGCATTTCCTTACAGATGCCGCGCTCATTGAAGAACATCACGGCTTCAACCATTTGCGGCTTTTTCTGCATGCTCATCGAATTCTCCCTGGGCCCGCACGGTGATGGTTCGCTCGCACGGTGGCGTTACTGCCAAGCGAATAACCCCCGTCAGATTGGGGGCTATTCCGTGGTTGGGCCAAGTCTAGGGGAAAATGTGGCGCCGGCAATGTGACTGGGTTGGCAGTCGCCCGCCGTTGCGAGCGGGCAGACCGGCGGCGGGACGAAATTGTGACCGGCTTGGTGCAACCACTCAGGCTTTGGCAAGGTACGGCGCCAGGCGCCGGCCCATCTCCTCGCTGAGCGCCTGCAGGCCGCTCATGGAGCGAATCATCACTTCGAACTCGACGACCTTGCCGTCCTCGTTGAAGCGGATCATGTCGATCCCTTTGAGCTCGCGGTCGCCGACCCTGGCGCTGAACTCCAGCACCACATTGAGACCATCGGCACTCGCCAGCTCGCGGTGATAGACGAAGTCCTCGAAGACCTTGCTCACCGTGCTGAGGATCAGCGCCACCACAGGCGCACCGACATAGGGTTTGAACGCCGCCGGTGAGCGGAATACCGCCTGCGGCTCGAGCAACTCAGGCAGCGCTCGCAGATCATTACTGACAATCATGGCGTGCCATTGGGCCAGGGCTTGCACCACGGCCGGCTTCACAGCGAGTGCTGCTGACATGTTCGACTCCTCTCGAATTAGAGTTCGGCGGCCAGGCGCGAACCCTGGTTGATCGCCCGTTTGGCGTCCAGCTCGGCGGCCACATCGGCGCCACCGATCAGGTGCACGCTCTGGCCGGCGGCGACCAGGCCGTCATGCAGCTCACGCAGCGGGTCCTGACCGGCGCAGATGATCACGGTGTCCACCGGCAGCACCTGCGGCTCGCCCTCGGCGATACGGATGTGCAGGCCGGTGTCGTCGATCTTCAGGTACTCGACCGCGTTGAGCATCTGCACGTTCTTGTTCTTCAGCCCGGTGCGGTGGATCCAGCCGGTGGTCTTGCCCAGGCCGTCGCCGACCTTGGACTTCTTGCGTTGCAGCAGGGATACCTGACGTGCCGGCGGATGCGGTGCGGCCTGGATACCGGCCACACCGCCGCGCGCCTCCAGGGCGGTGTCGATGCCCCACTCCTTCCAGAACGCCTCGCGGTTGAGGCTGCTGGCCTCGCCCTGATGGGCGATGAACTCGGAAACGTCGAAGCCGATGCCGCCGGCGCCGATCACCGCGACCTTCTGGCCGACCGGTTTGCGCTCGAGAATGGCATCCAGGTAGCTGATCACCTTCGCGTGCTCCACACCCGGAATTTCTGGGGTGCGCGGCGCAATGCCGGTGGCGAGGATGACGTCATCGTAACCGCCCTTGGCCAGCTCGTCGGCACTGACGCGGGTATTCAGGCGTAGGTCGACACCGGTGGTCTCCAGCTTGCGCTTGAAGTAGCGCAGGGTCTCGTAGAACTCTTCCTTGCCCGGCACGCGCTTGGCCACGTTGAACTGGCCACCGATCTCGCTGGCCAAGTCGAACAGGGTCACACTGTGGCCCCGCTCGGCTGCCACAGTCGCGGCGGACAGGCCGGCCGGCCCGGCGCCGACTACGGCGATCTTCTTCACCTGAGTCGTGGGGATGTAATTCAGCTCGGTCTCGTGGCAGGCGCGTGGATTGACCAGACAACTGGTCAGCTTGCCGCCGAAGGTGTGATCCAGGCAGGCCTGGTTGCAGCCGATGCAGGTGTTGATCTCGTCGGCGCGGCCTGCCGCGGCTTTATTCACGAAGTCAGGGTCGGCGAGGAACGGCCGGGCCATGGACACCATGTCGGCGTCGCCCTCGGCCAGCACCTGTTCGGCCACCTCCGGGGTGTTGATGCGGTTGGTGGTGATCAGCGGAATGCCGATCTCGCCGCGCAGCTTGGCGGTGACCTTGGTGAAAGCCGCTCGCGGCACCTTGGTGGCAATGGTCGGGATGCGCGCTTCGTGCCAACCGATGCCGGTGTTGATGATGGTCGCGCCAGCTTTCTCGATGGCCTTGGCCAGCAGGACGATTTCGTCCCAGGTACTGCCGCCCTCGACCAGATCGAGCATCGACAGGCGGTAGATGATGATGAAGTTCGGGCCGACCGCCTCACGCACGCGACGGACGATCTCCACCGGCAGGCGCATGCGGTTCTCGTAACTGCCGCCCCAGCGGTCGGTGCGCTGGTTGGTGTGGGCGGCGAGGAACTGATTGATGAAGTAGCCCTCGGACCCCATGATCTCGACGCCGTCGTACTCGGCCTGCTGGGCCAGCACGGAGCAGGTGACGAAGTCCTGGATCTGCTTCTCGATGCCCTCCTCGTCCAGCTCCTTGGGCTTGAACGGGTTGATCGGCGCCTGGATGGCGCTCGGCGCCACTTGTTTCGGGCTGTAGGCATAACGGCCGGCATGGAGGATCTGCATGCAGATCTTGCCACCCGCCTCGTGCACCGCCTGAGTGACGATCTTGTGCTTCTCCGCCTCTTCCGGGGTGCTCAGTTTGGCCGCACCGGAATACACGCCGCCCTCGACGTTCGGGCCGATGCCGCCGGTGACCATCAGACCAACGCCGCCGCGGGCCCGCTCGGCGAAGTAGGCGGCCATGCGCTCGAAGCCGTTCGGCTTCTCTTCCAGGCCAGTGTGCATGGAGCCCATCAGAGTGCGGTTTTTCAGGGTGGTGAAGCCCAGGTCGAGCGGGGCCAACAGATGCGGGTAACGAGCAGTCATAGGAACTCCACAACAAGCCATGGATCACGGGACGCTGCGGCCTCGAGACGGGTCGCAGTCGGTTATGGGGCAAACGATAAAGAGCGCCCCCAACCCACTCAATGATCCAAAATGACAAGTTATTGATCCAAATGAGCAGCATGACTTGGCAATGGCACAGCCGGCCCCTAACCTAGAGCCTCGACTCCACGGCCACCACCCATGCGCAAATTACTCAAAGTTCTGGTCATCACCCTATTGCTCGCCACGCTCGGCAGTTACGCGCTGTGGACGGAAATGCGTCCGGTCGGCCATTACCTGTCCGACCTGCGCAGTCAGGTCGTGCTCAACCAGGGGCAGCCGGGCGATAGGGGCAATCTGCTGGGGATCCAGCCGGAACTGTTTGCTGGCGATTACCAGAGCGCCGAGCGCCTGCGGCTGAAACTGCACGCCTATCTGGACAAGGCCCGCAGCGAGGGCCTGCTCAACGCCAAGACCGTGGTGGTGCTGCCCGAGCATATCGGCACCTGGCTGGTGGCAGTCGGCGAGAAACCTGAGGTCTATCAGGCCGCCACGGTGAGCGAGGCGATGACCTGGATGGCCGTCAGCAACCCCCTGCGCCTGACGCGCGCGCTGCTCGCCGCGAAGGGCGATGATCGCCTGGCCGACGCCCTGTTCCGCATGAAGGCGAAACGCATGGCGCAGGATTACCAGCAGCTGTTCGGCGGCCTGGCCAAACGCTTCGCGGTCACCCTGGTTGCCGGCTCCATCGTGCTGCCTGAACCGCGGGTGGAAAGCGGCCAGCTGCGCATCGGCAGCGGCCCGCTGTACAACATCAGCCTGGTATTCGGCGCGGATGGCGCACCGCTCGGCCAACCGCAAGGCAAAGTCTTCCCGATCCGCGACGAGCAGGGCTTCACCGCCGCCGCCCGCGCCGATGCTCTCAGCGTGGTGGAAACCCCCGCCGGCCGCCTCGGCGTGCTGATCTGCGCCGACAGCTGGTACCCGGCCGGTTATGCCGAGCTGGCGCGCGGCGGGGTCGAGCTGCTCGCCGTCCCGGCCTTCCTCACCGGCAACGGCAACTGGAGCAAACCCTGGGGCGGCTACAACGGTGCGCCGCCCCCGGCGGACGTCAACCTCCGCCCCGGCGAGCTGAGCGAGGGCGAAGCCTGGCAGCGCCTGGCCATGGCCGGTCGCCTGCCAAGCAGCGGCGCCCAGGCCGGGATCACCGTGTTCCTGCGCGGCCAGCTGTGGGACATGGGCAGCGATGGCCAAAGCCTGGTCGCCACCCCGCAACAGCACCAGCTGGCCGGCGACGGTCCCGGCGCCCGCCTGATCAACCTCTGGTTGTAAACCGATGAAACCCGTCCGCGTGCGCCTCGGCGACCTCAGCGTCGGCTTCGTCGACAGCCTGGCCGACGCAGTGCGCAGCCATGCCCAGGACCCTGTCCCGCTGCTGGAGCAATACGGTCTGGATGCCGCGCGCCTGGCCGAACCGCGGGCGCGCCTGTCGATTCCGCGCTACATGCGCCTGGGACATGCGGCGATCCACCTGACCGGCGACCCTGCCCTCGGCCTGTGCCTGGGCCAGCTGGGCAGTCTCAACCGCCTCGGCCTGGCCGGCGTTACCGCGGCGCAGGCACCCACAGTGCGTGAAGCCGCACGGGCGCTGATCCACTTCGAGCCGCTCTACGCACAGAACTACCGCGGTCAGTCGAGTCTGCACGAGGACGCCCGAGGCGCCTGGCTGCGCTTCTATTCGATCAGCCCGTACAACGCTTACAACCGCTTCGTGGTGGACAGCGTGCTGGCGGCCTGGGCCTGCCAACTCGGGCATCTGTGCGGTGACCGTTTGAGTCTCGAGCGGGTGATGATCGAGTTTCCCGCGCCCAGCTACGCCGAACGCTACGGCGAACTGTTCGGCTGCCCTGTGGAGTTCGGCGCGACCACCAACCAGTTGCGCCTCGACCAGACCAATTTGGCCCTGCGCAATCCCGCGCATTGCCCGAGCACCTGGCGCCATCTGCTGGAAATCTGCGAGCGCGAACTGGAGCAGCTGACCCGTACCCGCAGCCTACGCGAACGCATCGTTCACCTGCTCGGCCCGCTGCTGCACGGCCGCGAACCCGACCTGGAAGAAGTCGCCGCCCGCCTGCAAATGCCGACCTGGACCTTGCGCCGCAAGCTGGCCGAAGAAGGCACACAGTTCCGCGCGATTCTCAACGACACCCGCCGCGACCTGGCGATGGCCTATATCCGCGACACCGAATTGAGCTTCGGCGAGATTGCCTTCCTGCTCGGCTTCGCCTCGGCTGAAGCTTTTCAGCGCGCCTTCAAGCGCTGGAGCGGCGGCACTCCGGGGGAATTCCGCCGCGCCCAGCGCCAGGCGGGCTGATCACATTTCGGTCGCGTCTTCCGCAGGCTCGGCTGGGTCCTGCTCGCTGGCGTGAAATTCGAGCAGTTCTTCTTGGTATTCGTCCACTGGATAATCCTCCTGGCCTGACGACTTTATTAAAAACAAAGACCATGCCAGACAGGCTAAAGATCCCAGATGAACGAAAAATTACGGCAAAGAAAAAGCCCCCAGGTATCGCTACCTGAGGGCTTTCTAAGATGGCGCAGCGGACGGGACTCGAACCCGCGACCCCCGGCGTGACAGGCCGGTATTCTAACCGACTGAACTACCGCTGCGCGTCGGTTGGACTTGCGTCCGGTGGAACTCTTGCTTCGTCTGGCGCAAAGCCCTGGGCTTCTTGCCTCATGCCCGGCGGACCGAACATGGAAATATGGCGCAGCGGACGGGACTCGAACCCGCGACCCCCGGCGTGACAGGCCGGTATTCTAACCGACTGAACTACCGCTGCGCGTCGGCCGGACTTACGTCCGAAATCTCACAAGAGTGGTGGGTGATGACGGGATCGAACCGCCGACCCTCTGCTTGTAAGGCAGATGCTCTCCCGGCTGAGCTAATCACCCCTCGTCTTGCGAGGCGCGCAATTTACGCAGGCACCAGCGCTAAGTCAACACCCTGCTTAGAGTTTTTCTTCGCTCACAATACCACTGCCCAGCCTACGACAGCACCCAGGCCCGGCCAAAAGGCACCGCGCAGGTGCCCAGGCACGCAGAATTGCATAGTTTTGGCGCACAGATTCAGGGCCCGGCGTGCAAGGTCAGCCGCGCCGCCACCCGGCCATCGGCATTGCGATCAAGCCCAGCCTCGCCGATGCGCACCCCCTGGCTTTCCAGCACGCCAAACCAGCGCAGCAGCTGAGCGAAGGGCGCCGGCTGCAGGCTGACCTGGAGGCCACCGTCACCCTCGCTGTCCAGCCGCTCGACCGTCAGCCCCTGCTGCACTGCTGCAGCGGTCACCAACCCTTGCAGGCGAGCCGGATCGACGCTGACCTTGGGCTTGCCCTGCAGACCACGCGCCAGGGGGGCTTGCGCCTCCAGATAGGCATGCAGCTCACGCTGCTGCTCGAAATAGCTGCGCGCAACGGCACGGCTCTGCTCGGCCGGCCGCCACAGGCCCAGATACAGCAACGCCGCGAGCAGGAACAGCGCCAGCACACTCAGAGCGAGGCGCTCACGCGGCGCCAGAGCACGCCAGCGCTGCAGCAACGGGGACTTTTCCAAGCGCAATGCAAGCGGCTGGCTCAAACCTGTCAAAGTGTTCATTTAGCCTCCAATCACCAAACGCGCGCTCACGCCACTCTCCTCGCGGCTGGCGGAGCCCAGCTGCACCGTCAAACCGGCGGCGATCAGCCGTTCGCGCAACCGCTCCAGCGCCTCGAATCCCGGCGCCTGCACCTGCAGGGCGAGATCGCCGCGACTGTCACTGAAATCCAGCTGCTGCACCCGGACCTGCGCCCCCTCGGCCAACATGGCGGCGATGGCCTGGCCAAGCAGGCCGAGTAGCCGGCTCTGCCCCGCCCCGCTCGCTTCGGCCACATGCTGATCGAACTGGCGGCGCAGGTTGATCAGCTTGCTGTCCTCGGGAAACAGCTCGCGATAGAGACGCTCGCTGGCCGCCGCATAGGTGTCGCCCTGATGCCGCAATTGCCAGCTCTGGACCAGGTTGAAGCCCCACTGCAGCACCAGCCACAGCCCGACCAGCCCGAGCAGTGGCCGCCAACGTCGCCACTCGGTGCGCGCCTCACGCACGGCGAACTCGGCCTGGGCCAGATTGCAGCCCGCCGTCTGGCTCGCCAGCCAGGCATGCGCATCGTCCACCAGCTGTGCGTCCTCGATACCCTCCGGCAGCGGCTGCTCCGCCGGCGCATGGACAACCACCGGTGGCGGGCATATCGCTGCCAGCGCCGGCCAGTCTTCTGCAGTCACGGCCATGCGCGCGCTGGCGATGCCGCCGAGCAACCAGCGCCCATCCAGCCAGCACAGTTGCGTACCCTCACCCGGCAGCAAGTCGGCGTCCACCTGGATCAAGCTGGGCCGCTTGTCACCACACAGCTCGAGCCATGCGGCCAGCCAGCTGCGGCGCACGGCGAAGACCCGGTGGCGTCCATCAGCCAGCTGCTCGCCCAGCGCCAGATGCATCAGCTCGACATCTTCGGCCAGCAGTTCCTCGACCGCGAACGGCAGCGCCTGGCGCAGCCAGCGACTCTTCTGGGTCGGCAATTGCACCGCGCAGGCGGTGATGACCTCGACCGGCAGAATCAGGCGCCAAGGCAACGTCAGTTGCGGCAGCACCTCGGCGAAACTTTGGCTGCTGCGAATGCCGTCATGCAGGTATTGCACCATCAGCTCCGCATCCGACCCGGCGCAGGCCGCCGGTGGCAAAAACACACAGGCCAGGGTCATTGCTTACTCTCCTCCATTGGTTTGAGCGGTAATCCTGACTGACCCAGATCACGAGCCAATACCCGTACCCGGCCATCGTTGCTGCGTTGCAGCGTACTCACCAGCACCTGGCGATGCTCATCCATGCTGACCTCGCTGATCACCTGAAAATACTGACTGCCCACCGCGAGCCCCTGACCGTTCAAACCGAGCCCGGCCAGCGCCGGCTGGCCGAGAAACTCCTCGACGGAGCGATAGCCCTGCGCACCGCGGGCCGCCACCAAGCTCTCCGCCACCCCCGGCGAGAGGTTGTCGGCCATACAGGCAAGCACCACCGCACTGGCGGTGTTGACGTTCAATTTAGCGTCCTCCGGCAAGACGCTGACGTAGGGCAGCAGACGGCGGTAATCCACCTCGTTCATCTCCAGCATCAGGCGCAGCTCGGAAACATCGGCAAGCTGGCGATTGGCCGCCCGATATGGTGGCTGTGCCAGCAGGTATTGGTTGTCCTCGGCGCCATTCTCGCCACTGATCTCCTGATCGGCGTCCAGCCAATCCTGCAGACGCTCGGCATAGGGTTTCTCGATGCCCAGATGCAGCAGCAGGCGACGAAATTGAGCGACCGCCTGGAGGTTGGCCTGCTGCTGCCGCACCAGGCTGTTGAGGTTGAAACGCCCGCTTGGATCCTCGATGCGCACCCGCAATTCGCCGCCCTCGTCCAGCGGGAAGGCCGCCAGCGGCCGCGCCCAGGGCTCGCCGAGATGATCCACCGGGGTGCGCGGATCGCCCTGACGCAGATCGCGCAGCAGCATGGCCTTGGCCAGCAGTTCGCCGCCCTGAGCGTAGTGCCAGGCCTGACGCACGCCGAGCAGATTGGCGCTGCTGCGGATGGCCAGCTGCTGGCGGGCGATCAGACCGGCGCAGACCACGGTGACGACCGCCACCACCAGCAGTACGGTAATCAGGGCGACGCCCTGCTGGCGCCTCATGACCCGGCCTCCCCCTCTGCGTCGGGCTCAGGCTGCTCGCCGTCGGCGGGCACCTCCTCGTTTTTCTTGGCGCTATCCGGTAAGCGCAGCAGGCGACGCAACTGGCCATAACGGCGGTGCTCGATCACCATTTCGACGGCTTTGGGCAGTTGCTGCAGCCCCTCATCACTGCTGGTTTCGCCCGGTGGCCAGGCATCCGACCATTGCCCCTCGTGGTCGAGATAGCGCAGGGAAAAGCGGGTAACACCGTTGAGCGCTTGCTGCACTTGCGGCTGACTGTCCTGCGCCTGATCGAGCACCAGCCAATAGCGGCGCAACCACTGTTCGCCGCTCAATTGCCAGCGCACCCGCTGCAAACGCGAACGCGGCGTGCCGACGGGATTGCGCCAGCCGGTGCGGGTGAACTCCAGGGCCGGGCTATCACCGCCTTCGCCGATCAGCGCCGGGCGCGGATCGCCGTAAGGCTCGCGCACCGGGCGCGCCACCACTTGCAGCAGATCACGCTCGAAGGCAGCCATGCCGCGGATCAGCTCGCGCAGTTGCTGCTCCTGCTCGCGCGTCGCCGTGTCGGTGCGCAGCACGCTGTGGAGCATGCGATAAGTGCCGAGGCCGAGCAGGGCAAAAATGGCGATGGCGATCAACAGTTCCAGCAAGGTGAAACCACGCGCTCGCTTCATGGCTGGCTCCCGAGAAAACCGGTCAGCCGCAGCACCGCGCGCGCTTCCAGATCACTGCGGTCGTCGCCTGGCGCGACCCACAGCGTCACCCGGCGCATGGTCGGCTCGCTGCTCGGCTCGATCAGTCGCAGCCATTGCCATCGCCGGCCGGCATAGTCCACCTGCCCCTGGGTGCGACCACCGGACGGCGGGGTTTCGGCCAGTTGCGCTTCATTGAGCTGGTTGTCGGCGATCCACATTGCTAGCGTTTTGTCTTCCAGCCGGGCGGCGGTCTGCAGGCTGCGCGAGCTGGCGGCCAGCACGCTGGCAGCGACTGCGGCGAAAATCGCCAGGGCCACCAGCACCTCCAGCAGAGTAAAGCCGCGCCCGCGCCTCACCCGGCCCGCCCCGAGGCAGTCACGGCCTCGACCTTGGGAAGACGGAATCCATCGCTGGACATCTGCAGGCGCAGGCCATCCTTGCGCCGCTCGCCCAGGCGCAGACGGAACGGACTGAGCTCACCGCTGGACAGGATTAGCAGTTGCGGCACGCTGTCGGCGGCGGCCTTCTGCTCTTTGTCCTCCTTCGCCGGGCCTGGCAACGTGATGGCTTGGCCCTCCAGCTCGAAACTCAGTTCGGCCCAGTCCGGCAATTGATGATCCTTGCCGGCCAGCGGCAGCCATTTGCCGCTGCTCTCCTCGTAACGCAGCACCTGATAGGCCGCCGGGCTCAGGCGCAGACCATATTCACGGTTGTCCAGCACCGCTTCCTCGGCCAGCACCCCGATCAAGCCGACCAGTCGGTCGGCCTCGTTATTCAGGGCGCGCGCCGGTCCGGCAATGCCGGTGCTGAGCACCGCCAGTCCGACCATGCCACCGATGATCACCAGGACCACCAGCAGTTCGATGAGGGTAAAACCCCGCGCGCGCCGCATGATGGTTCACTGATCCCAGTTGCTGATATCCGCATCCATATCGCCGCCACCTTCTTTGCCGTCGGCACCGAGCGAATACAGGTCGAACGCCCCCTTGGTACCCGGCGCCAGGTACTGATAGGGGTTGCCCCAGGGGTCGATGGGCAGGCGCTTGAGGTAGCCGTCCTGGCTCCAGTTCTTCGCCGGCGGGTTGCCGGAGGGCTTGCTCACCAGCGCCTCGAGGCCCTGCTGGGTGGACGGATAGTTGTGATTGTCCAGTTTGTACATGTCCAGGGCCGCCGCGATGGCTTTGACATCACCCTTGGCCACGGTCACCTTGGCCTGATCCGGGCGGCTCATGACCTGCGGCACCACCAAGGCGGCGAGGATGCCGAGAATCACCACCACCACCATGATCTCGATCAGCGTAAAGCCGCTCTGACGTTGTTTCACACGCTTACCCCACCAGTTGATTGAGAGACAGAATCGGCAGCAGGATGGCCAATACGATGACCAACACCACTGCGCCCATGAAGACCAGCATGAAGGGCTCGAACAAGCCGACCAGCAGGGCCACCTGCGCACCGAGATCGTTTTCCTGATTGCGTGCGGTGCGCGCCAGCATCTGATCCAGCTCGCCGGAGCGCTCGCCGCTGGCGATCATGTGCAGCATCATCGGCGGGAACTGGCCGCTGGCCTCCAGGGCCCGGGTCAGGCTGCCGCCCTCGCGCACCTTCTGCGCCACCTCCACCACTTCCGCGCGAATCACCCGATTGCCGATCACTTCGGCGGCAATGCCGAGCGCATCGACCAGGGGCACGCCGCTTTGGGTGAGGATCGCCAGGGTCGAGGCGAAACGCGCGCAGTCGGTGGCGCGCATCAGGCGGCCGAGGAGTGGTACGCGCAACAGGAAGGCATGCCAGCGCTGGCGCAGATGCTCCTCTCGCAACGCCTGGCGCAGACCGAGCACGCCGCCGATGAGTGCCAGCACCAGCAGCCAGCCCCAGCTCTTCACCAGATCGCTGACGGCGATCAGGCCGCGGGTCAGCAGCGGCAGCGTCTGCCCGGAATCGACGAACACCCGCACCACATCTGGCACCACGTAACCGAGCAAGAAGCCGACGATGATCAGCGAGGTCACCATCAGAATCAGCGGATAAAGCAGCGCCAATTGGATCTTCTGCCGCGACTGCTGGCGCTGCTCGGTGTAATCGGCCAGCTGCTCCAAAACCGGCCCCAGGTGCCCGGCGTGCTCGCCAGCGGCGACGGTGGCGCGATACAGCTCGGGGAAGGCCGTCGGGAATTCCTTCAAGCTGGCAGCCAGGCTGTTGCCCTCCAGCACCCGGGCGCGCACGGCCAGGAGCATCGCCTGGATACGCGGCGCACTGGCTTGCGCTGCCGCGGCGCCGAGCGCCTCCTCGATCGGCAGGGCGGCCTGCACCAGGGTCGCCAACTGCCGGGTCAAGAGCGCCAGATCACGTGCCGACAAGCCGCGGGCGAAATGAAAGCCGCCACCACTGGCCGCCTGGTCGCGGGTGCGAGTGGTCTTGACCTCCAGCGGTGCCAGTTGCCGTTCGCGCAGCAACTGCCGCACCTGGCGGGGACTGTCGGCCTCGAGGACGCCTTTCTGCTGGCGCCCCTTGGGATCGAGGGCGAGGTATTCGAAGGCAGCCATGGGGTTTCCTCACTCACTCTTCGCGGGTCACGCGCAACACTTCTTCCAGCGTCGTCACCCCATCCAGCACCTTGCGCCGGCCGTCCTCGCGAATGCTCGGTCCGAGCGTGCGGGCGTGGCGGGTCATGTCCTGCTCGGAAACGGCGTTGTGCACCAGCGTGCGCATGTGGTCATCGAACACCACCAATTCGTATATGCCGGTACGCCCGCGATAGCCTTGCTGGTTGCACTGCCCGCAGCCGCGGGCGTGATAGAGCTGGGGCGCCCGGCTGAGCTCGACGCCGAGCAGGGCACACTGCGCCTCGTCGGCCTGATAAACCTCCTTGCAATGCGGGCAGAGCACGCGCACCAGGCGCTGAGCCAGCACGCCGAGCAGAGACGAGGACAGCAGAAACGGCTCGACCCCCATATCCACCAGGCGGGTGATCGCGCCGATGGCACTGTTGGTGTGCAGGGTGGACAGCACCAGGTGCCCGGTCAGCGAGGCCTGCACGGCGATCTCGGCAGTCTCCTTGTCACGGATCTCGCCGACCATCACCACGTCCGGATCCTGACGCAGGATGGCGCGCAGGCCACGGGCGAAGGTCATGTCGACCTTGGGATTGACCTGGGTTTGGCCGATGCCCTCCAAGTGGTACTCGATCGGATCCTCTACGGTGAGGATATTGCGCGTGCGGTCATTGAGACTGACCAGGCTGGCGTACAGGGTGGTGGTCTTGCCCGAACCGGTCGGGCCGGTGACCAGCAGGATGCCATGCGGCTTGCGCACGGTTTCCTCCATCAGTTGGCGATCCCGCGGATTCATGCCCAGATGCTGCAAGGTC is drawn from Pseudomonas cavernae and contains these coding sequences:
- the gspJ gene encoding type II secretion system minor pseudopilin GspJ translates to MKRARGFTLLELLIAIAIFALLGLGTYRMLHSVLRTDTATREQEQQLRELIRGMAAFERDLLQVVARPVREPYGDPRPALIGEGGDSPALEFTRTGWRNPVGTPRSRLQRVRWQLSGEQWLRRYWLVLDQAQDSQPQVQQALNGVTRFSLRYLDHEGQWSDAWPPGETSSDEGLQQLPKAVEMVIEHRRYGQLRRLLRLPDSAKKNEEVPADGEQPEPDAEGEAGS
- the gspI gene encoding type II secretion system minor pseudopilin GspI — its product is MRRGRGFTLLEVLVALAIFAAVAASVLAASSRSLQTAARLEDKTLAMWIADNQLNEAQLAETPPSGGRTQGQVDYAGRRWQWLRLIEPSSEPTMRRVTLWVAPGDDRSDLEARAVLRLTGFLGSQP
- the gspH gene encoding type II secretion system minor pseudopilin GspH → MRRARGFTLIELLVVLVIIGGMVGLAVLSTGIAGPARALNNEADRLVGLIGVLAEEAVLDNREYGLRLSPAAYQVLRYEESSGKWLPLAGKDHQLPDWAELSFELEGQAITLPGPAKEDKEQKAAADSVPQLLILSSGELSPFRLRLGERRKDGLRLQMSSDGFRLPKVEAVTASGRAG
- the gspG gene encoding type II secretion system major pseudopilin GspG, with the translated sequence MVVVVILGILAALVVPQVMSRPDQAKVTVAKGDVKAIAAALDMYKLDNHNYPSTQQGLEALVSKPSGNPPAKNWSQDGYLKRLPIDPWGNPYQYLAPGTKGAFDLYSLGADGKEGGGDMDADISNWDQ
- the xcpS gene encoding GspF family T2SS innner membrane protein variant XcpS codes for the protein MAAFEYLALDPKGRQQKGVLEADSPRQVRQLLRERQLAPLEVKTTRTRDQAASGGGFHFARGLSARDLALLTRQLATLVQAALPIEEALGAAAAQASAPRIQAMLLAVRARVLEGNSLAASLKEFPTAFPELYRATVAAGEHAGHLGPVLEQLADYTEQRQQSRQKIQLALLYPLILMVTSLIIVGFLLGYVVPDVVRVFVDSGQTLPLLTRGLIAVSDLVKSWGWLLVLALIGGVLGLRQALREEHLRQRWHAFLLRVPLLGRLMRATDCARFASTLAILTQSGVPLVDALGIAAEVIGNRVIRAEVVEVAQKVREGGSLTRALEASGQFPPMMLHMIASGERSGELDQMLARTARNQENDLGAQVALLVGLFEPFMLVFMGAVVLVIVLAILLPILSLNQLVG
- the gspE gene encoding type II secretion system ATPase GspE — translated: MNLSLAEAPLRRLPFSFAKRHGVVLLTESGQPCLGHRAAVDLTALAEAQRFAGVRLPLRQLSGEAFEQAMANAYQHDSASMQLAEDIGGSLDLAALAEQVPETEDLLEQEDDAPIIRLINAILGEAIKENASDIHLETFEKRLVVRFRVDGILREVLEPKRELAALLVSRIKVMARLDIAEKRIPQDGRISLRVGGREVDIRVSTLPSANGERVVLRLLDKQAGRLTLQHLGMNPRDRQLMEETVRKPHGILLVTGPTGSGKTTTLYASLVSLNDRTRNILTVEDPIEYHLEGIGQTQVNPKVDMTFARGLRAILRQDPDVVMVGEIRDKETAEIAVQASLTGHLVLSTLHTNSAIGAITRLVDMGVEPFLLSSSLLGVLAQRLVRVLCPHCKEVYQADEAQCALLGVELSRAPQLYHARGCGQCNQQGYRGRTGIYELVVFDDHMRTLVHNAVSEQDMTRHARTLGPSIREDGRRKVLDGVTTLEEVLRVTREE